Proteins encoded together in one Tripterygium wilfordii isolate XIE 37 chromosome 14, ASM1340144v1, whole genome shotgun sequence window:
- the LOC120015037 gene encoding FHA domain-containing protein At4g14490: MDPPPLKLLMVQGPREGETLEFGAGSTVRVGRVVRGNNVTIKDAAISSKHVFIGSESGQWVIRDLDTSNGTFLNSSKLTPQTSYPISHGDTIKLGEYTSILVKIDDLDSVKPPMITGPEGNMRSSNVEGLIEDKSQNTSQIVENRRRGRPRKVGTLKNEIKSLSIPETVGPTGGEQNSKPEMQQMSVRVTRGQRKNLSVDCTAMEIEGNKIRRGARRGRPPRREPVEIIQIDDNVDHMENVKELNLEERDCEEDKRKKDSDQEPPPESASVDAIKENVKGLTMQEDNCKEDINQSEHGVPESSNKEETLDLEKMTLGQWFDYMEVHLQKQIIEETEVLIEGMRKKAEQVHAYMMQQKKTKAKEKEKEKEK; the protein is encoded by the coding sequence ATGGATCCGCCTCCTCTGAAGCTTTTGATGGTACAAGGCCCTCGCGAGGGGGAGACGCTTGAATTCGGGGCCGGATCTACGGTCCGCGTAGGGCGGGTTGTCCGTGGAAACAACGTGACTATCAAAGACGCCGCCATTTCCTCCAAGCACGTCTTCATCGGATCCGAGTCGGGTCAGTGGGTCATCCGCGACCTAGACACCTCGAACGGTACCTTCCTAAACTCCTCCAAGCTAACCCCACAGACTTCCTACCCTATCAGCCATGGCGACACCATCAAGCTCGGCGAGTACACATCCATCCTCGTCAAAATCGACGATCTAGATTCTGTGAAACCGCCCATGATCACCGGACCGGAGGGAAACATGAGAAGTAGCAATGTTGAAGGATTAATTGAAGATAAATCGCAGAACACTTCTCAGATTGTGGAGAATCGGCGACGGGGGAGGCCCAGGAAAGTTGGgactttgaagaatgaaatcaaGAGCCTGAGTATTCCGGAGACTGTAGGCCCTACGGGGGGGGAGCAAAATTCGAAGCCAGAAATGCAGCAAATGAGTGTGAGGGTTACCCGAGGTCAGAGGAAGAATTTGAGTGTGGATTGTACAGCAATGGAGATTGAGGGTAACAAGATCAGACGGGGAGCAAGAAGGGGGAGGCCCCCACGTCGGGAGCCGGTGGAGATTATCCAAATTGATGATAACGTAGACCATATGGAAAATGTGAAGGAGTTAAACCTTGAAGAAAGAGATTGTGAAGAGgacaagagaaaaaaagataGTGATCAGGAACCACCACCAGAGAGTGCTAGTGTGGATGCTATAAAGGAGAATGTTAAGGGATTAACCATGCAAGAAGATAATTGTAAAGAGGATATAAATCAAAGCGAACATGGTGTTCCGGAGAGCAGTAATAAGGAGGAAACACTGGATTTGGAGAAAATGACTCTAGGGCAATGGTTTGACTACATGGAGGTTCATTTACAAAAACAGATTATTGAAGAGACTGAGGTGTTGATTGAGGGTATGAGGAAGAAAGCTGAGCAAGTTCACGCATATATGATGCAGCAGAAGAAGACAAAGgcaaaggagaaggagaaggagaaggagaaataG
- the LOC120015038 gene encoding uncharacterized protein LOC120015038 isoform X2, translating into MDKKNVPFNVGQLVESRSFVPGYRGAWFRCKIRDIHRRKNGLGIDLEYFDFPDEKVRWTKLYQKHPASGSKMDSKRQLMARPHFPPVYQESLKPDISTISEVVVIVNDVWKVGDLVDWFSDGCFWSGRITEMLGSEKFQIELLPPPYGEGLPYEVSSKDLRPSLEWSPEHGWTVPLPLGNEPRHYCARLIRPVDTEDAANLMVDVGGEGRRGGREAAGASLEKSVSLSSHASESSLPASKSRLTRKRFLSVTATGEQSMPGTTSKFDKADNELERASCSDNISSSHVPVACIETAGTGTVKDSSDWKVGGISIDSMYCETIEDALSGLEELVNRVKWTKGLLQSGMSSSKNVSWKFVEHLA; encoded by the exons ATGGACAAGAAAAATGTTCCTTTTAATGTGGGCCAACTTGTGGAGTCGAGATCTTTCGTACCAGGTTATCGTGGTGCATGGTTCCGTTGCAAG ATAAGGGATATTCATCGGAGAAAAAATGGGCTCGGAATTGACTTGGAATATTTTGACTTTCCAGATGAGA AAGTACGATGGACAAAGTTATATCAAAAGCACCCAGCTTCTGGTAGTAAGATGGACTCAAAAAGGCAGTTGATGGCACGTCCTCACTTCCCTCCTGTTTATCAAGAAAGTCTGAAACCTGACATCAGTACAATCTCAGAAGTGGTAGTTATTGTCAATGATGTTTGGAAGGTAGGGGATCTGGTGGATTGGTTTTCTGATGGGTGCTTTTGGTCTGGAAGAATTACTGAAATGTTGGGGTCAGAGAAGTTTCAG ATTGAATTGCTGCCGCCTCCTTATGGTGAAGGGTTACCTTATGAAGTATCATCCAAGGATTTGCGCCCATCGTTAGAATGGTCTCCAGAGCATGGTTGGACAGTTCCTCTTCCTCTG GGAAATGAACCTCGTCATTATTGCGCTCGGCTAATCAGGCCAGTTGATACAG AGGATGCTGCAAACTTGATGGTTGATGTTGGGGGTGAAGGGAGGAGGGGTGGTCGGGAAGCAGCTGGAGCGTCCCTTGAGAAAAGTGTTTCTCTATCTTCTCATGCTTCAGAGAGCTCATTACCTGCAAGTAAGTCAAGACTAACCCGAAAGAGGTTTTTGAGTGTTACTGCGACTGGGGAGCAATCCATGCCAGGGACGACTTCAAAATTTGACAAGGCAGATAATGAACTTGAAAGGGCCAGTTGCTCAGATAACATTTCAAGTTCACATGTTCCAGTGGCATGTATTGAAACAGCAGGAACTGGCACTGTGAAAGACAGTTCTGATTGGAAAGTTGGAGGGATTTCCATAGATTCCATGTATTGTGAAACAATAGAGGATGCTCTTTCGGGTTTGGAGGAACTTGTAAACCGGGTTAAATGGACCAAGGGTCTGTTACAGTCTGGAATGTCTTCGTCAAAAAATGTGTCATGGAAATTTGTGGAACATCTTGCCTGA
- the LOC120015038 gene encoding uncharacterized protein LOC120015038 isoform X3: protein MFSDAEVRWTKLYQKHPASGSKMDSKRQLMARPHFPPVYQESLKPDISTISEVVVIVNDVWKVGDLVDWFSDGCFWSGRITEMLGSEKFQIELLPPPYGEGLPYEVSSKDLRPSLEWSPEHGWTVPLPLVASPHSDGNEPRHYCARLIRPVDTEDAANLMVDVGGEGRRGGREAAGASLEKSVSLSSHASESSLPASKSRLTRKRFLSVTATGEQSMPGTTSKFDKADNELERASCSDNISSSHVPVACIETAGTGTVKDSSDWKVGGISIDSMYCETIEDALSGLEELVNRVKWTKGLLQSGMSSSKNVSWKFVEHLA, encoded by the exons ATGTTTTCTGATGCAGAAGTACGATGGACAAAGTTATATCAAAAGCACCCAGCTTCTGGTAGTAAGATGGACTCAAAAAGGCAGTTGATGGCACGTCCTCACTTCCCTCCTGTTTATCAAGAAAGTCTGAAACCTGACATCAGTACAATCTCAGAAGTGGTAGTTATTGTCAATGATGTTTGGAAGGTAGGGGATCTGGTGGATTGGTTTTCTGATGGGTGCTTTTGGTCTGGAAGAATTACTGAAATGTTGGGGTCAGAGAAGTTTCAG ATTGAATTGCTGCCGCCTCCTTATGGTGAAGGGTTACCTTATGAAGTATCATCCAAGGATTTGCGCCCATCGTTAGAATGGTCTCCAGAGCATGGTTGGACAGTTCCTCTTCCTCTGGTAGCTTCTCCTCATTCCGAT GGAAATGAACCTCGTCATTATTGCGCTCGGCTAATCAGGCCAGTTGATACAG AGGATGCTGCAAACTTGATGGTTGATGTTGGGGGTGAAGGGAGGAGGGGTGGTCGGGAAGCAGCTGGAGCGTCCCTTGAGAAAAGTGTTTCTCTATCTTCTCATGCTTCAGAGAGCTCATTACCTGCAAGTAAGTCAAGACTAACCCGAAAGAGGTTTTTGAGTGTTACTGCGACTGGGGAGCAATCCATGCCAGGGACGACTTCAAAATTTGACAAGGCAGATAATGAACTTGAAAGGGCCAGTTGCTCAGATAACATTTCAAGTTCACATGTTCCAGTGGCATGTATTGAAACAGCAGGAACTGGCACTGTGAAAGACAGTTCTGATTGGAAAGTTGGAGGGATTTCCATAGATTCCATGTATTGTGAAACAATAGAGGATGCTCTTTCGGGTTTGGAGGAACTTGTAAACCGGGTTAAATGGACCAAGGGTCTGTTACAGTCTGGAATGTCTTCGTCAAAAAATGTGTCATGGAAATTTGTGGAACATCTTGCCTGA
- the LOC120015038 gene encoding uncharacterized protein LOC120015038 isoform X1, whose product MDKKNVPFNVGQLVESRSFVPGYRGAWFRCKIRDIHRRKNGLGIDLEYFDFPDEKVRWTKLYQKHPASGSKMDSKRQLMARPHFPPVYQESLKPDISTISEVVVIVNDVWKVGDLVDWFSDGCFWSGRITEMLGSEKFQIELLPPPYGEGLPYEVSSKDLRPSLEWSPEHGWTVPLPLVASPHSDGNEPRHYCARLIRPVDTEDAANLMVDVGGEGRRGGREAAGASLEKSVSLSSHASESSLPASKSRLTRKRFLSVTATGEQSMPGTTSKFDKADNELERASCSDNISSSHVPVACIETAGTGTVKDSSDWKVGGISIDSMYCETIEDALSGLEELVNRVKWTKGLLQSGMSSSKNVSWKFVEHLA is encoded by the exons ATGGACAAGAAAAATGTTCCTTTTAATGTGGGCCAACTTGTGGAGTCGAGATCTTTCGTACCAGGTTATCGTGGTGCATGGTTCCGTTGCAAG ATAAGGGATATTCATCGGAGAAAAAATGGGCTCGGAATTGACTTGGAATATTTTGACTTTCCAGATGAGA AAGTACGATGGACAAAGTTATATCAAAAGCACCCAGCTTCTGGTAGTAAGATGGACTCAAAAAGGCAGTTGATGGCACGTCCTCACTTCCCTCCTGTTTATCAAGAAAGTCTGAAACCTGACATCAGTACAATCTCAGAAGTGGTAGTTATTGTCAATGATGTTTGGAAGGTAGGGGATCTGGTGGATTGGTTTTCTGATGGGTGCTTTTGGTCTGGAAGAATTACTGAAATGTTGGGGTCAGAGAAGTTTCAG ATTGAATTGCTGCCGCCTCCTTATGGTGAAGGGTTACCTTATGAAGTATCATCCAAGGATTTGCGCCCATCGTTAGAATGGTCTCCAGAGCATGGTTGGACAGTTCCTCTTCCTCTGGTAGCTTCTCCTCATTCCGAT GGAAATGAACCTCGTCATTATTGCGCTCGGCTAATCAGGCCAGTTGATACAG AGGATGCTGCAAACTTGATGGTTGATGTTGGGGGTGAAGGGAGGAGGGGTGGTCGGGAAGCAGCTGGAGCGTCCCTTGAGAAAAGTGTTTCTCTATCTTCTCATGCTTCAGAGAGCTCATTACCTGCAAGTAAGTCAAGACTAACCCGAAAGAGGTTTTTGAGTGTTACTGCGACTGGGGAGCAATCCATGCCAGGGACGACTTCAAAATTTGACAAGGCAGATAATGAACTTGAAAGGGCCAGTTGCTCAGATAACATTTCAAGTTCACATGTTCCAGTGGCATGTATTGAAACAGCAGGAACTGGCACTGTGAAAGACAGTTCTGATTGGAAAGTTGGAGGGATTTCCATAGATTCCATGTATTGTGAAACAATAGAGGATGCTCTTTCGGGTTTGGAGGAACTTGTAAACCGGGTTAAATGGACCAAGGGTCTGTTACAGTCTGGAATGTCTTCGTCAAAAAATGTGTCATGGAAATTTGTGGAACATCTTGCCTGA